One segment of Triticum aestivum cultivar Chinese Spring chromosome 2A, IWGSC CS RefSeq v2.1, whole genome shotgun sequence DNA contains the following:
- the LOC123188931 gene encoding translation initiation factor IF-2 yields the protein MATSKKGPLYPSRDRATRMAPNLKPSSSETSSSGYGARRARSVPSSPDRKLGPSAAAAAAPSASPDMCRPSLSHAGRSISSRTMSGSGSSIHGSKPASKPDLARAKSDKVTANSQRPHALAGPLSSSFKDMANTVPASNSPSTLLKNKLSPRPAPGKGVAPPKPSIERAPSPGPLRGGKPLPASSARAPGTAAKKREAAANGGANASSRPRGAPQRAAEPCTTTRKEKDDEPSMRFEESESLTTPSIEDQLQEQLPDPVDLKPIDMAASASASPRRNQQGPHTQQQGKNEEEIKEQPEKEDADAGGNDIAKVADKLDRAAETEEAMTKASSRTEAAQSWRKDDPKSNDVIEETKSKLLEESQSRVKALVGAFETAMSFKE from the coding sequence ATGGCGACATCCAAGAAGGGGCCTCTCTATCCCAGCAGGGACAGGGCCACCAGGATGGCCCCCAACCTCAAGCCCTCCAGCAGCGAGACCTCCTCCTCCGGCTACGGCGCGCGCCGGGCGAGGTCAGTGCCGAGCTCCCCAGATCGCAAGCTCGGTCCTTCGGCTGCCGCTGCGGCGGCTCCTTCCGCCTCCCCGGACATGTGCCGTCCCTCATTGTCACACGCTGGCCGGTCCATCTCTTCACGAACAATGTCCGGCTCAGGCTCATCCATTCATGGCAGCAAGCCAGCCTCAAAGCCGGATCTGGCTAGAGCGAAATCCGACAAAGTCACCGCCAACTCACAGCGGCCTCATGCGCTCGCTGGACCGCTGAGCAGTTCCTTCAAGGACATGGCCAACACAGTGCCAGCCTCCAACTCGCCTTCTACCTTGCTGAAGAATAAGCTTTCGCCAAGGCCCGCCCCTGGcaaaggggtggcgcccccaaAGCCGAGCATCGAGAGGGCGCCATCGCCGGGGCCTTTGAGAGGTGGGAAGCCTCTGCCCGCGTCCTCGGCGCGCGCGCCAGGCACGGCGGCAAAGAAAAGAGAAGCAGCGGCAAATGGTGGTGCTAACGCAAGCTCAAGGCCAAGGGGTGCTCCTCAGAGGGCAGCGGAGCCATGCACTACAACCAGGAAGGAGAAAGATGACGAGCCATCGATGCGGTTTGAGGAATCCGAGAGCCTGACCACTCCGTCCATCGAAGATCAGTTGCAGGAGCAGCTTCCTGACCCTGTGGACCTGAAACCCATCGACATGGCTGCTTCCGCTTCTGCTTCACCTCGACGCAATCAGCAGGGGCCGCACACTCAGCAACAGGGCAAGAATGAGGAGGAAATCAAGGAGCAGCCAGAGAAAGAGGATGCTGATGCCGGCGGAAACGACATTGCAAAGGTTGCTGATAAATTGGATCGAGCGGCAGAGACAGAAGAGGCTATGACGAAGGCAAGCAGCAGGACTGAAGCTGCTCAGTCATGGAGGAAGGATGATCCCAAAAGCAACGACGTGATCGAGGAGACGAAAAGCAAGCTCCTGGAGGAGAGTCAGAGCAGGGTGAAGGCCTTGGTAGGGGCCTTCGAGACGGCCATGTCCTTCAAGGAGTAG